A region from the Corylus avellana chromosome ca7, CavTom2PMs-1.0 genome encodes:
- the LOC132188832 gene encoding uncharacterized protein LOC132188832, producing MDALQVVSSATQIVSSMVGAVVALEQASRDLDEAPKRIKSLEEFVSDLDNLTRRVKQKHVYKLHNPQLDYQIQSLNALVERLHPKIMKARRIVSKSRLKNFAKIVWSSMAGDPLGKLVNNIRGDLNWWLESQRLVQNVEKVIESSAHDIPARLKITTEQGYPISSKCIFIRNLLEQEGSQRVILIVGLSGIGKSCMARHVASDPPAKFVGGAVELGFGQWCSRAACDGNKAEYQKRLARKICKFLVQIGFWKKIKDENTGDLEYICCLLQEALYGKSILILLDDVWEQDIVMRFAKLYDNDCKYLVTTRNEAVYEITEAEKIELGKDDIKEISKGILVYHSLLSEEELPSVADSLLERCGHHPLTVAVMGKALRKEVRAEKWEKAIRNLSTFATCAPGPVSYVNEKETENTLTIFGSFEFSLEAMPGDSRKLFTALAALSWAEHVPEACLEAIWAVLGQESLFSLIVSKLVEGSLLMKTDTDPLYQVHDMVSLYLDSKKNDSVLLLINDSGEEETSFIFPWLLVFGKESVKRIAEQKIEIILSVLEEKQAVITLEAIIQALMASKTISEFETSRASFVGILGPRIEGLISSGSQSLVAVSAEAITNIFNGSDYYFFFPSLESTGAVDKLAIILENCEEPMIQTNVSTVLAKLAEFGSAETVDKVLHCIPFNQLADLLSPDAEEWHESMFTILMSLTKAGKSKAIERMIACGIEKTLIKLLENGTEVAQHRAIVALKAFYELGGRRTNESLQPANLNLLPWEVRLRLESFVLSDQNVHHSPRPQTFEDLIHRVLDSNYKQVLEAMQDLIPFIEKAGEPQIRDMILNSPLIRRLLELLQYGNSQQKSMKSESAFLLMKLAFSGGESFIKKYIEYDIISELVKMMQCTITELQDAAYTAVHQMLFGSGGVLVLNHIFQMGLIEKLVHSIDSKSMKTQEVNVHCLLDVVELGNKACLERMFSLQVVEKLAKLERVSGGSGETVVGFLKGMDKCKHISTAERKVMKQQVVRKVRAALKGHKFEARMLAAVDACLSEGSMKGSTTSSSGSSSRNRKL from the exons ATGGATGCTTTGCAAGTTGTTTCTTCAGCAACACAAATAGTGTCAAGTATGGTAGGGGCAGTTGTTGCACTAGAACAAGCCTCTAGGGATCTTGATGAAGCTCCAAAGAGAATCAAAAGCCTAGAGGAGTTTGTGTCTGATCTCGATAATTTGACACGCAGAGTCAAGCAAAAGCATGTCTACAAGCTTCATAATCCTCAGTTAGATTATCAAATTCAAAGCTTAAATGCCCTGGTAGAACGACTTCATCCAAAGATCATGAAGGCAAGAAGGATTGTGTCAAAGAGTAGGTTAAAGAACTTTGCTAAGATAGTATGGAGTTCTATGGCTGGGGATCCACTTGGGAAACTAGTAAATAATATCAGGGGTGACTTAAACTGGTGGCTGGAATCTCAAAGATTGGTGCAAAATGTTGAAAAGGTAATAGAATCCTCTGCACATGACATTCCAGCTCGATTAAAGATAACTACTGAACAAGGATACCCTATATCTAGCAAATGTATCTTCATAAGGAATTTACTAGAACAAGAGGGTTCGCAACGGGTGATTCTTATCGTCGGATTGTCTGGTATTGGAAAATCATGTATGGCTCGTCATGTGGCTTCTGATCCGCCTGCTAAATTTGTGGGTGGAGCAGTTGAACTTGGCTTTGGGCAATGGTGTAGTAGAGCTGCGTGTGATGGAAACAAGGCTGAATACCAGAAGCGTTTAGCaagaaaaatttgtaaatttctGGTGCAGATTGGATTTTGGAAGAAGATTAAGGATGAGAATACTGGGGATCttgaatatatatgttgtttgcTTCAAGAAGCCTTGTATGGGAAAAGCATTTTGATCCTTCTTGATGATGTGTGGGAGCAGGACATAGTTATGCGATTTGCAAAGCTGTATGACAATGATTGCAAATACTTAGTAACAACAAGAAATGAAGCTGTCTACGAAATTACAGAAGCAGAGAAAATAGAGTTAGGCAAAGATGACATAAAGGAAATAAGCAAGGGAATCCTTGTGTACCACAGCCTCCTTAGTGAGGAAGAGTTGCCG AGTGTAGCAGATAGCTTGCTTGAGCGTTGTGGCCACCACCCTCTTACTGTTGCTGTCATGGGTAAGGCTCTCAGGAAAGAAGTCAGAGCTGAGAAATGGGAGAAAGCTATCAGAAATCTATCCACCTTTGCCACATGCGCACCTGGTCCTGTCTCATATGTAAATGAGAAAGAAACTGAGAACACACTAACCATTTTTGGGTCATTTGAGTTCAGTCTAGAAGCAATGCCTGGAGACTCTAGAAAGCTCTTCACAGCTCTTGCTGCTCTTTCATGGGCAGAACATGTTCCGGAAGCTTGTTTGGAGGCCATTTGGGCAGTTCTTGGACAGGAGAGCTTGTTCTCTCTCATAGTCAGCAAGCTTGTTGAGGGCTCCTTGCTGATGAAAACTGATACGGATCCATTGTATCAAGTACACGACATGGTTTCGCTGTACCTTGACAGCAAGAAAAATGATTCAGTTTTGCTTCTAATAAATGATTCTGGAGAGGAAGAAACATCATTTATTTTCCCATGGCTTCTTGTTTTTGGGAAAGAGAGCGTCAAAAGAATTGCTGAGCAAAAGATAGAGATAATCCTGAGTGTTTTAGAAGAAAAGCAAGCAGTTATCACCTTAGAAGCAATTATCCAGGCTCTAATGGCTAGCAAAACCATATCTGAGTTTGAAACTAGCAGAGCAAGCTTTGTTGGCATATTGGGACCTAGAATCGAAGGCCTGATATCGTCTGGTTCACAGAGTCTGGTTGCAGTGTCTGCAGAAGCCATCACGAATATATTCAATGGAAGTGattattactttttctttccatCACTTGAAAGTACTGGTGCTGTTGATAAGCTAGCAATTATACTTGAAAACTGTGAGGAACCCATGATCCAAACTAATGTTTCAACTGTCCTTGCAAAGCTCGCAGAATTTGGAAGCGCAGAAACAGTCGACAAGGTTCTTCACTGTATCCCATTTAACCAACTCGCTGATTTGCTCTCCCCTGATGCTGAGGAATGGCATGAGAGCATGTTTACAATATTGATGTCGTTGACCAAAGCTGGAAAGTCAAAAGCTATTGAGAGAATGATTGCTTGTGGAATCGAGAAAACTCTTATTAAGCTTCTTGAGAATGGAACTGAAGTAGCACAACATCGTGCTATCGTCGCATTAAAGGCATTTTATGAGCTGGGAGGCCGTCGAACAAATGAGTCTCTTCAACCTGCTAATCTTAACCTTTTGCCATGGGAAGTCAGGCTTCGTTTGGAAAGCTTCGTTTTATCGGATCAGAATGTTCACCATTCACCTAGGCCGCAAACTTTTGAAGATCTCATCCACAGGGTACTTGACAGCAATTACAAGCAGGTATTAGAAGCTATGCAAGACCTCATACCATTCATTGAAAAAGCTGGAGAGCCACAAATCAGAGACATGATTTTAAACAGTCCCCTCATTAGAAGACTCCTGGAACTTTTGCAGTATGGAAACTCACAACAAAAGTCAATGAAATCTGAATCTGCCTTTTTATTAATGAAGCTAGCTTTCTCTGGTGGAGAATCCttcattaagaaatatatagagTATGATATTATTTCTGAGCTAGTCAAGATGATGCAGTGCACCATTACAGAGTTGCAGGATGCAGCCTACACAGCAGTACACCAGATGCTGTTTGGCAGTGGCGGGGTCCTGGTTTTAAACCATATCTTTCAAATGGGTCTCATAGAGAAACTGGTTCATTCCATTGACAGCAAATCAATGAAAACCCAGGAAGTGAATGTTCACTGTCTTTTGGATGTTGTCGAATTGGGAAACAAAGCCTGCTTGGAACGGATGTTCTCTTTGCAAGTGGTGGAGAAGCTGGCAAAGTTAGAAAGAGTGAGTGGGGGCTCAGGTGAAACTGTGGTTGGATTTCTCAAGGGAATGGATAAGTGTAAACATATTTCAACGGCAGAGAGGAAGGTTATGAAGCAACAAGTAGTTAGAAAAGTAAGGGCTGCCTTGAAAGGCCATAAATTTGAAGCCCGGATGTTAGCAGCTGTAGATGCTTGTCTATCTGAAGGATCAATGAAAGGATCCACTACTAGTAGTAGTGGTAGTAGTAGTAGAAACAGAAAGTTGTAG